The Sphingomonas sp. HF-S4 sequence GAATTCCCGGGCGATCGTGCGCAGTACCCGCGGCTCCTTGGCGCCGGTGTCGGGATCTATCGTCACCAGCACACAGCGCGGGATCGGGGCGGCCATCTGAACCACCGCGGCATCCTCGCCGGTGCCGAAGGCGAGGCGCAGCCCCTGCCAGTCGCTCACCGGCAGGTCGCTCTCGATCCTGAGGTTGATCCGGAAGCGCCGCGGATCGAGCGTATCGCCATGCGCCGCTTCGACGCTGGCATGGCTCGCGGTGGTGACGATCGAGATCGGCATCGCATCATAGATGCCGCGCGCGATCTGGAGCAGTCCGACCGCCTCGCCCGCCGCGGTCTCGAGATGCCCATGGAGCAGCGGATCGTGGAGCGGCACCACCGTGCCGTCGGGCGTCTCGACCAGCACCGCCGAGGTTCTAGGGTGGGCCGGATCGGCGAAGGTCGCGCGGTGGAGCAGCATCGCGGGCACTTCGCGGCCGGTCAGCCACGGAAAGCGCGTGCCGTTGGCTTTCCGCACGAACGCATATTGCCGATCGCCCTCGATTCCCTGCCAGTCGATCTCGGCGACCGGCAGCCGCTCGCCCGCCATCGACTTGACGGGATAGCGGTGGAGCGCCGCGACATGGCCGACGATGCGAGTCATCGCCGCGCGCTATCGGGCCTCGGCGGCTGCCGCAAGTCGTGACAGCGGCGGCACGATCGGGCAGAGCAGTCGCATGATTCACCTCACGCGCGACGGCCCGGTCGCCACGCTATCCCTGGCCCGCCCGGAGGCGAAGAACGCGCTGCCGATCGCCGCCTGGAACGCGCTTGCCGCCGCGCTGGGCGAGGTCGGCGATGCCCGCGCCGTGATCCTCAGGTCCGACGTGCCGGGCATCTTCTCGGCTGGCGCAGACGTCCGCGAGTTCGAGGCGCTCCAGGCCGATCCGGCGCTGCGCACGGCTTTCCGCATCGCGATGCGCGCGGCGATCGAGGCGCTCGCCGCGCTGCCGATGCCGGTGATCGCCGCGATCGACGGCGGCTGCTTCGGGGCCGCGGTTGCGCTGGTCCTCGCCGCCGACATCCGCATCGCCGGCGACCGCGCCGAGTTCGCGACGACGCCCGCGCGGCTCGGCCTCGGCTATCCGCAGCAGGATGTCGCGCGGCTCAGGGCTCAGGTAGGGAAGGGGATGGCCTCTCTCCTGCTATTCACCGGCGACCGCATCGTCCCCGACGAGGCCAAGCGCATCGGCCTGGTCGAGCTGCGCGCGAAGAAGGCGGGGGAGACGGCTGCCGCACTCGCCGCTGCGATTGCTGAAAATGCTCCGCAGGCCGTTCGCCTGCTCAAGCAGACGCTCGCAGGCGGCGAGGGGCTCGGCCAGGCGTTCGAAGACGCGTTCGGCGGCGCCGAATTCGCCGAGGGGCTCGCCGCGTTCCGCGCGCGCCGCAAGCCGGCCTATCGATGAGCGAGGTTGCCGAACTACTCGAAGGAAAACAGCAGGATATTCTGCTGATTTGCGATCATGCCTCAAATGCGGTGCCACCCGATATCGACCTCGGCATCGCGCCCGAACTGCTCGACTTGCACATCGCGGTCGACATCGGCGCCGGGCCGCTGACCCGCAGCCTCGCCGCAGCGCTCGACGCGCCGGCGATCCTCGCCACCGTGTCGCGGCTGGTCATCGATCTCCACCGCGAGCCCGACCATGTCGGGCTGATCCCGCATCGGAGCGACGGCCATGCGATCCTCGGCAACGACACGGTCGACCGCGCCGCGCGCATCGCCCGCTTCCACGCGCCCTATCATCGCCTGCTCGCGCGCCGTATCCGTGCGCAGCGGCCGCGGCTGATCCTCTCGGTCCACAGCTTCACGCCGTGCCTCGAACATGGCGGCACGCCGCGCCTCTGGGAGGTCGGCGTACTGTATAACCGCGACACCCGCGCCGCGCACGCTGCGATCGACTTCCTGCGCGCCCAGGGCTTCCTCACCGGCGACAACGAGCCCTATTCGGGCCGGCTCCTCAACGCGACGCTCAACCGCCATGCCGAGGGCAATGGCATCCCTTCGGTGGCGCTGGAGATCCGC is a genomic window containing:
- a CDS encoding MOSC domain-containing protein, translating into MTRIVGHVAALHRYPVKSMAGERLPVAEIDWQGIEGDRQYAFVRKANGTRFPWLTGREVPAMLLHRATFADPAHPRTSAVLVETPDGTVVPLHDPLLHGHLETAAGEAVGLLQIARGIYDAMPISIVTTASHASVEAAHGDTLDPRRFRINLRIESDLPVSDWQGLRLAFGTGEDAAVVQMAAPIPRCVLVTIDPDTGAKEPRVLRTIAREFGNTYGVYASPSRPGLIREGDPVRVVD
- a CDS encoding enoyl-CoA hydratase/isomerase family protein, whose amino-acid sequence is MIHLTRDGPVATLSLARPEAKNALPIAAWNALAAALGEVGDARAVILRSDVPGIFSAGADVREFEALQADPALRTAFRIAMRAAIEALAALPMPVIAAIDGGCFGAAVALVLAADIRIAGDRAEFATTPARLGLGYPQQDVARLRAQVGKGMASLLLFTGDRIVPDEAKRIGLVELRAKKAGETAAALAAAIAENAPQAVRLLKQTLAGGEGLGQAFEDAFGGAEFAEGLAAFRARRKPAYR
- a CDS encoding N-formylglutamate amidohydrolase, with the protein product MSEVAELLEGKQQDILLICDHASNAVPPDIDLGIAPELLDLHIAVDIGAGPLTRSLAAALDAPAILATVSRLVIDLHREPDHVGLIPHRSDGHAILGNDTVDRAARIARFHAPYHRLLARRIRAQRPRLILSVHSFTPCLEHGGTPRLWEVGVLYNRDTRAAHAAIDFLRAQGFLTGDNEPYSGRLLNATLNRHAEGNGIPSVALEIRNDLIGHPAGVARWSTALAELANSLRNSLASNGSSAT